The Vicia villosa cultivar HV-30 ecotype Madison, WI linkage group LG1, Vvil1.0, whole genome shotgun sequence genome includes a region encoding these proteins:
- the LOC131597555 gene encoding uncharacterized protein LOC131597555: MDYHVVRGSIKCCIFPTTLRKGAMTWYRNLLPNSIHSWTELKELFLSHFTASRRQPKSEANLEAVIQGTNEPLREYLDRFNKEPVQVQTTEYMKRYVLERGLLPRSDFKKAIKIEKVHTMNALLRKAQAFIAFEEGEAAAIKASRSSDAARNSSHDHSGLHRGHEKRREDRPHDAKERRGPADRFSDYTPLNASREKILAECKNNDFKNSNVRPPKSNPTRPGTDKSKYCKYHKSHGHLTDECIHLKDSIETLIKEGRLSKYTKKGEPPRREDPRNSDEGNSPDGRPLQAALSVTRPEDFIPSVGVTSALSTC; encoded by the coding sequence ATGGATTATCACGTCGTCCGAGGATCCATCAAGTGCTGCATCTTTCCAACCACACTCAGAAAAGGGGCAATGACATGGTACAGAAACCTTCTGCCCAACTCTATCcactcctggaccgagctcaaggaactcttcttgagccatttCACAGCTTCTCGTCGGCAACCAAAGTCTGAAGCAAACCTCGAGGCTGTGATCCAAGGAACCAACGAACCTCTCCGAGaatacctcgacaggttcaacaaagaacCCGTCCAAGTGCAGACGACCGAATACATGAAGAGATACGTCCTAGAGCGAGGACTCCTCCCCAGAAGCGATTTCAAGAAGGCTATAAAGATCGAGAAGGTGCACACTATGAACGCCCTCCTCCGTAAAGCTCAAGCCTTCATCGCTTTCGAAGAAGGCGAAGCGGCTGCAATAAAGGCTTCAAGGAGCAGTGATGCTGCCCGCAACTCGAGCCACGACCACTCGGGTTTACACCGAGGACATGAGAAAAGGAGAGAGGACAGGCCCCACGACGCGAAAGAGCGCAGAGGGCCAGCCGATCGGTTCAGCGACTATACTCCCCTAAACGCTTCACGCGAGAAAATCCTGGCCGAATGCAAAAACAACGACTTCAAGAACTCTAATGTCAGGCCCCCAAAGTCGAACCCCACCAGACCAGGGACCGACAAGTCTAAATACTGCAAGTATCACAAAAGCCACGGGCACCTGACTgacgaatgcatacatctcaaagatTCCATCGAGACTCTGATCAAGGAGGGTCGCCTTTCAAAGTACACAAAGAAAGGAGAACCTCCTCGGAGAGAAGACCCACGGAACTCTGACGAGGGAAACTCACCAGATGGTAGGCCATTACAAGCAGCTCTGTCCGTCACCCGACCAGAGGACTTCATACCCTCGGTTGGAGTAACCTCCGCCCTCAGCACCTGTTAA